The following coding sequences are from one Scomber scombrus chromosome 20, fScoSco1.1, whole genome shotgun sequence window:
- the LOC134002646 gene encoding transcription factor 24-like has translation MVGRQTLAMHSGQCSGTVVDDSPPSSPSSSSSPDGHRRDLQRARALQAGGLGGRGRPAAANAARERSRVQTLRTAFLELQRTLPSVPPDTKLSKLDVLILATTYIAHLTRTLQEEGAEEGESTKQTDALRSLKGDGYLHPVKKWPMRSRLYVGASGQFLNTTHPSDSENQGPSSSKSKDKA, from the exons ATGGTTGGAAGACAGACTCTCGCAATGCACAGCGGTCAGTGCTCCGGGACGGTGGTGGATGACAGCCCTCCATCCAGCCCAAGTTCCAGTTCCAGTCCGGATGGCCATCGTCGGGATCTCCAGCGGGCCAGGGCGCTTCAGGCCGGCGGGCTCGGCGGCAGAGGACGCCCGGCGGCGGCTAACGCAGCTCGGGAGAGGAGTCGAGTGCAAACTCTGAGAACCGCGTTCCTGGAGCTACAAAGGACTTTGCCGTCCGTTCCGCCGGACACCAAGCTGTCCAAACTCGACGTGTTGATACTGGCCACCACCTACATTGCCCATTTGACTCGAACACTACAAGAGGAAGgtgcagaggagggagagagcacaaaacaaacagatgcGTTACGCTCATTAAAAGGTGATGGCTACCTGCACCCAGTCAAG AAATGGCCAATGCGGTCCAGACTGTACGTCGGAGCTTCGGGCCAGTTCCTGAACACCACACATCCTTCAGACTCAGAGAATCAAGGCCCATCATCGTCCAAATCCAAGGACAAGGCTTGA
- the ppp1r42 gene encoding protein phosphatase 1 regulatory subunit 42: MVRLTIDLIAKSRNHFKKKRGLSFLEYLKTLTHLHFSSKNIEDIGDLSMCRNLAVLYLYDNQITNICSLGFAYNLTHLYMQNNNILQIDNLSNLQKLSKLYLGGNRIAVVEGLEQLSELKELHLENQRLAPGEKLLLDPRTLCTLAESLRVLNINNNNIDEIRDLSLLKEIQHFSAADNKLHNTEELEDVFSHWPLLLGMDLSGNPACKKPKYRDRLITVCKRLEVLDGRGINELTRQFLINWKASKEAKKKKNNKHFLTGPMNPHRLTNDFNVGQGPHPGHIYSHANVQRWQPHQSLRAHKLQIPVSRLLNHVAVSSAICSPVDA; encoded by the exons ATGGTACGCCTGACCATAGATCTGATCGCTAAATCTAGAAACCActtcaaaaagaaaaggggCCTCTCCTTCCTGGAGTACCTCAAAACACTTACCCACCTCCACTTTTCCAGCAAGAATATCGAGGATATT GGCGATCTTTCCATGTGTAGAAACCTCGCCGTTCTCTACCTGTATGACAACCAGATCACAAATATCTGCAGCCTCGGCTTTGCTTATAACCTCACCCATCTGTACATGCAGAACAACAACATCTTACAAATAGATAATCTGTCTAATCTCCAGAAGCTCTCCAAGCT GTATCTTGGTGGAAACAGGATTGCAGTAGTGGAGGGTTTGGAGCAGCTCAGTGAGCTTAAGGAGCTTCATCTGGAGAATCAGAGGCTGGCACCAGGGGAAAAGTTGCTCCTTGACCCCAGGACTCTCTGCACTCTCGCT GAATCTCTCCGTGTCTTGaatatcaacaacaacaacatagaTGAAATTCGAGATCTGTCACTGCTGAAGGAAATCCagcatttttctgctgctgacaATAAATTGCACAATACTGAG gagTTGGAGGATGTGTTCAGCCACTGGCCTCTGCTGCTTGGAATGGATTTGAGTGGAAATCCTGCGTGTAAAAAACCAAAGTACAGAGATCGCCTGATAACCGTGTGCAAGAGACTCG agGTTCTCGATGGAAGGGGAATTAATGAGTTGACCCGACAGTTTCTTATTAACTGGAAAGCTTCCAAAGaggccaaaaagaaaaaaaacaacaaacacttcCTGACCGGACCGATGAACCCCCATCGTTTAACAA ATGACTTTAACGTGGGTCAGGGTCCACATCCTGGTCACATCTACAGCCACGCTAACGTGCAGAGATGGCAGCCGCATCAGTCCCTCAG GGCACACAAATTACAGATTCCTGTGAGTAGACTTCTCAACCATGTCGCTGTGTCATCAGCCATCTGCAGTCCTGTGGATGCTTGA